A region from the Tahibacter amnicola genome encodes:
- a CDS encoding molecular chaperone HscC: MIVGIDLGTTHSLIGAFGDEGARLFPNALGDFLTPSVVSIDDRGEIIIGQAARERLVTHPQASVAAFKRWMGTARETTLGNRHFRPEELSALLLRTLIADAEAATGEKVTEAVISVPAYFSDAQRKATRAAGELAGIRVDRLINEPTAAALAYGLQERAEGGRFLVFDLGGGTFDVSILELFDGVVEVHASAGDNFLGGEDFLQVLVQAFCADLDIDPAALSPRESGQLRHRLERAKRELSQQASLRVEIALGGKEHSWEITEERFVRLADPLVQRLRAPLERAMRDARLQPQDLQEIVLVGGASRMPLVARLVSRMFGRLPLRHVNPDQAIALGAAVAAGLKARDHRLEEIILTDVCPYTLGTQVSRRDHTGAHQAGFFHPIIHRNSTVPVSREDTFWPVSENATRLVIDVFQGENPMVDNNIKLGELEIPLPPNKRNDENAVVVRFTYDINGALQVEAKVRATGQMHEVVLEQNPGLLTPAEIRARFAALSEIKIHPRGKQENIAVLARAERMYEERLDERERLQEWMVRFRAILETQDEKLIRQHREELGKALDYLE, encoded by the coding sequence ATGATTGTCGGAATCGATCTTGGCACCACCCATTCGTTGATCGGCGCGTTCGGCGACGAAGGCGCGCGACTGTTTCCCAATGCATTGGGCGATTTCCTGACACCCTCGGTGGTCAGCATCGATGATCGCGGCGAGATCATCATCGGCCAGGCCGCGCGCGAGCGCCTCGTCACGCACCCCCAGGCCAGCGTGGCGGCGTTCAAGCGCTGGATGGGCACGGCGCGCGAAACCACGCTCGGCAACCGGCATTTCCGCCCCGAAGAACTTTCGGCGCTGCTGCTTCGCACCCTCATCGCCGATGCCGAGGCGGCGACCGGCGAGAAGGTGACCGAGGCCGTGATCAGCGTGCCGGCCTATTTCTCCGACGCACAGCGCAAGGCGACGCGCGCCGCCGGCGAGCTGGCCGGCATCCGCGTCGACCGGTTGATCAACGAACCCACCGCCGCCGCACTCGCCTACGGCCTGCAGGAGCGCGCCGAAGGCGGCCGCTTCCTGGTGTTTGATCTGGGCGGCGGCACCTTCGATGTCTCCATCCTGGAACTGTTCGACGGCGTGGTCGAAGTGCACGCCAGCGCCGGCGACAATTTCCTGGGCGGCGAGGATTTCCTCCAGGTGCTCGTGCAGGCTTTCTGTGCCGATCTGGACATCGACCCGGCTGCGCTCTCGCCTCGCGAATCGGGCCAGTTGCGGCACCGGCTGGAACGCGCCAAGCGCGAACTCAGCCAACAGGCCAGCCTGCGCGTGGAGATTGCCCTCGGCGGCAAGGAACACTCCTGGGAGATCACCGAAGAGCGCTTCGTGCGCCTGGCTGACCCGCTGGTGCAGCGCCTGCGCGCGCCACTGGAGCGCGCAATGCGCGACGCGCGCCTGCAACCGCAGGATCTCCAGGAAATCGTGCTGGTCGGCGGCGCTTCGCGCATGCCGCTGGTCGCACGGCTGGTGTCGCGCATGTTCGGCCGCCTGCCACTGCGCCATGTGAACCCGGACCAGGCCATTGCACTAGGAGCGGCGGTCGCCGCAGGCCTGAAGGCACGCGACCACCGTCTCGAGGAAATCATCCTGACAGACGTGTGCCCCTATACGCTGGGTACGCAGGTGTCGCGGCGTGACCACACCGGCGCCCACCAGGCCGGCTTCTTCCATCCCATCATTCACCGCAACAGCACGGTGCCAGTCAGCCGTGAAGACACGTTCTGGCCCGTCAGCGAGAACGCCACACGCCTTGTGATCGACGTCTTCCAGGGCGAAAACCCGATGGTCGACAACAACATCAAGTTGGGCGAGCTGGAAATTCCGCTACCGCCGAACAAGCGCAACGACGAAAACGCCGTCGTCGTGCGGTTCACCTACGACATCAATGGCGCCCTGCAGGTCGAAGCCAAGGTGCGCGCCACCGGGCAGATGCACGAAGTCGTGCTCGAACAAAATCCAGGTCTGCTGACGCCCGCCGAGATCCGCGCCCGCTTCGCCGCCCTGTCGGAAATCAAGATCCATCCGCGCGGCAAGCAGGAAAACATCGCCGTGCTGGCGCGCGCCGAACGGATGTATGAAGAACGCCTGGACGAGCGCGAACGCCTGCAGGAATGGATGGTGCGTTTCCGCGCCATCCTGGAAACCCAGGACGAAAAGTTGATCCGGCAGCACCGCGAAGAACTTGGCAAGGCGCTGGATTACCTGGAGTAG
- a CDS encoding DUF1501 domain-containing protein: MSNESKSRRQFLKYLGGVLCAGGASALIPQLRLMGSAMAATNGNVPGYRALVCVYLSGGNDSFNTLIPYDTTRHAAYTTARGGTYNAGNNAAGLGIARTDLTSAVQITDSATGALYALNPGNANYPAGMSDLATLYRQNRVAFIANVGTLTRPITKAEYTSTPSLRPPQLYSHSDQENLWHLARTTSHHLGWGGQVADRTRLNNLNQALSPCISLAGSNRFQVGDDTFPYQMASSGVTALRNIYNNSSSTGGTYGPQRAGALDLLLADANPSPFTAEYGRTFKRARELYDLLSTALASPSGTISTAFPANSFADQLKMVARMIKLSRDTAVNVQHTRQVYFVRIGGFDLHDRLMATDTSGHAFLLNRLSTGLAAFYTALGEIGAQNDVTTFTASEFARTLSSNGNGSDHAWGGVQLVMGGAVNGGRLYGSYPDLVNNGAISFSRGQMIPSTSVDQMAATLARWMGVTTTNDLNAIFPNLPNFASSNLGFMAA; this comes from the coding sequence ATGTCCAATGAATCGAAATCGCGCCGGCAATTCCTGAAATACCTCGGCGGCGTGCTGTGCGCCGGCGGCGCCAGCGCCCTGATCCCGCAGCTGCGCCTGATGGGCTCGGCAATGGCCGCCACCAATGGCAACGTGCCGGGTTACCGCGCGCTGGTCTGCGTGTATCTCTCGGGCGGCAATGACTCGTTCAATACGCTGATTCCCTACGACACGACACGACACGCCGCCTATACCACCGCGCGCGGCGGTACCTACAACGCCGGAAACAACGCGGCAGGCCTGGGCATCGCACGTACGGACCTGACCAGTGCCGTCCAGATCACCGACTCGGCGACCGGCGCGCTGTACGCGCTCAACCCGGGCAATGCGAACTACCCGGCGGGCATGAGCGATCTGGCGACCCTGTACCGGCAGAATCGCGTGGCCTTCATCGCGAACGTGGGCACGTTGACGCGCCCCATCACGAAGGCCGAGTACACCTCCACCCCTTCGCTGCGTCCGCCGCAACTGTATTCGCACAGCGACCAGGAAAACCTCTGGCACCTGGCGCGAACGACGAGTCATCACCTGGGCTGGGGCGGACAAGTTGCCGACCGCACCCGCCTGAACAACCTCAATCAGGCCTTGTCGCCGTGCATCTCCCTGGCCGGCTCCAATCGCTTCCAGGTCGGCGACGATACCTTCCCGTACCAGATGGCCAGCTCGGGCGTCACCGCGCTGCGCAACATTTACAATAATTCCAGCAGCACAGGCGGGACCTACGGCCCGCAGCGCGCCGGCGCCCTCGACCTGCTGCTGGCGGACGCCAACCCCTCGCCGTTCACCGCCGAATACGGCCGTACGTTCAAGCGCGCGCGCGAGCTGTACGACCTGCTCAGCACGGCGCTGGCCAGCCCGTCCGGCACCATTTCGACGGCCTTTCCGGCAAACTCCTTCGCCGACCAGCTCAAGATGGTCGCGCGGATGATCAAGCTCTCGCGCGATACCGCCGTCAACGTTCAGCACACGCGCCAGGTCTATTTCGTGCGCATCGGCGGCTTCGACCTGCACGACCGGCTGATGGCCACCGACACCAGTGGCCACGCCTTCCTGCTCAATCGCCTGTCGACCGGCCTTGCCGCGTTCTACACCGCGCTGGGCGAAATCGGCGCGCAGAACGACGTGACCACCTTTACCGCCAGCGAATTCGCCCGCACGCTCAGCTCCAACGGCAACGGTTCCGACCACGCCTGGGGCGGCGTGCAGCTGGTGATGGGCGGCGCCGTCAATGGCGGGCGCCTCTATGGCAGCTATCCGGACCTGGTCAACAACGGCGCGATCAGTTTCAGCCGCGGCCAGATGATTCCGTCCACCAGCGTCGACCAGATGGCCGCAACGCTGGCGCGCTGGATGGGCGTGACCACGACCAACGATCTCAACGCGATTTTCCCGAACCTGCCCAATTTCGCCAGTTCCAACCTCGGCTTCATGGCAGCCTGA
- a CDS encoding DUF1800 domain-containing protein has protein sequence MKHHVLAGFTALLCTAVLSTPVTARTIFRSGFEAPTDIPATDAQAARFLTQATFGPTTADIARVRTIGFSRWIDEQFAIAPTSARTYMQAVDAANGNDSVTHETRYDRWFHTAAYGPDQLRQRMAWALSQIFVISDQNGTLKNESLYVAEYADLLARNAFGFYRPLLEEVTFNQSMGKYLSHFRNRKAGPGIEPDENYAREIMQLFSIGLVERDLNFEPVLGDDGLPVPTYDQEVITNFAKLFTGFNYANATNIFNGSNSLQPMTCIAAEHDFSEKKVLGGIVLPANAPSCVADVRAGLDVIASHPNVAPFIARQLIQRFVTSNPSGAYIRRVARVFRDNGDGEAGDLQAVIKAILLDPEARNDAPPANFGKLREPLLRLTALWRAWDAQPPPTSPTGEIDMGIKFNAVYDYAQRPLSAPTVFNFYEPDYQPPGAMAGAGLYSPELQIISESTAYSISSSLSKYSFDAYVGMNSPPNNRPLLNLTALAAMSSPAAMVDHVNQRMLYGAMSTSLRDNLLQLLAEMGNASSTAKARALVLMVAISPDYATQR, from the coding sequence ATGAAACACCACGTGCTCGCCGGATTCACGGCGCTCCTGTGCACCGCCGTCTTATCCACTCCCGTAACCGCCCGGACGATCTTTCGCTCGGGGTTTGAAGCCCCCACAGACATTCCGGCTACCGACGCCCAGGCCGCCCGTTTCCTGACGCAGGCGACATTCGGGCCGACTACTGCCGACATCGCCCGCGTCCGGACGATCGGCTTCAGCCGCTGGATCGACGAACAATTCGCTATCGCACCGACCTCGGCAAGAACCTACATGCAGGCCGTCGATGCCGCCAACGGCAACGACAGCGTCACGCACGAAACCCGCTACGACCGCTGGTTCCACACCGCGGCCTATGGCCCCGACCAGCTGCGCCAGCGCATGGCCTGGGCGCTGTCACAGATCTTCGTCATCTCCGACCAGAACGGCACGCTCAAGAACGAGTCGCTGTATGTTGCCGAATATGCCGACCTGCTGGCGCGCAATGCCTTCGGCTTCTATCGCCCGCTGCTCGAAGAGGTGACCTTCAACCAGTCGATGGGCAAGTACCTGAGCCATTTCCGCAATCGAAAGGCCGGGCCTGGCATCGAGCCGGACGAGAACTATGCACGCGAAATCATGCAGCTGTTCTCGATCGGGCTGGTGGAGCGCGACCTGAACTTCGAGCCGGTGCTCGGCGACGACGGGCTGCCCGTTCCCACCTACGATCAGGAAGTCATCACCAACTTCGCCAAGCTGTTTACCGGCTTCAACTACGCGAACGCGACCAACATCTTCAACGGCTCCAACTCGCTCCAGCCGATGACCTGCATTGCGGCCGAGCACGATTTCAGCGAGAAGAAAGTGCTGGGAGGCATCGTGCTTCCGGCCAATGCCCCCAGCTGCGTCGCCGACGTGCGCGCCGGTCTCGACGTGATCGCCAGCCATCCCAATGTCGCCCCGTTCATCGCGCGCCAGCTGATCCAGCGTTTCGTGACGAGCAACCCGTCGGGCGCCTACATCCGGCGCGTTGCCCGGGTATTCCGCGATAACGGCGACGGCGAGGCCGGCGACCTGCAGGCCGTGATCAAGGCCATCCTGCTTGATCCGGAGGCGCGCAACGACGCGCCGCCGGCGAATTTCGGCAAGCTGCGCGAGCCGCTGCTGCGGCTGACGGCCCTGTGGCGTGCCTGGGATGCGCAACCGCCGCCGACCAGCCCCACAGGCGAGATCGACATGGGCATCAAGTTCAACGCGGTGTATGACTACGCACAGCGCCCCCTGTCGGCACCGACGGTGTTCAATTTCTACGAACCCGATTACCAGCCGCCCGGCGCCATGGCCGGGGCCGGCCTGTATTCGCCGGAACTTCAGATCATCAGCGAATCGACGGCTTACTCAATCTCCAGCAGCCTGTCGAAGTATTCCTTCGATGCCTACGTCGGCATGAACTCGCCGCCGAACAATCGTCCACTGCTCAACCTGACCGCCCTGGCGGCCATGAGCTCGCCGGCCGCCATGGTGGATCACGTCAATCAACGCATGCTGTACGGCGCCATGTCGACAAGCCTTCGCGACAACCTGCTGCAACTGCTCGCCGAAATGGGCAACGCCTCCAGCACTGCCAAGGCACGCGCCCTGGTGCTGATGGTCGCCATCTCTCCCGATTACGCTACGCAACGCTGA
- a CDS encoding J domain-containing protein, with protein MQFLQFLGLDASADERTIRRAYAVRLKRTRPDEDPQGFQRLHEAYQAALRWSRERMDDVPDSTDDEEEADDASTSPGVARIPHETLPAASAQHTRLAQSTSSGPTPSTSPADGIDVDGLAAPPPAPEAADEASGRSFDFGAYFDDLRYLGNAGDAQAMADWLNGQPVLWSLQAKAAIGQVTIRAIREHGAPMPRQCYDVLLRFFGFDQVLGTQDAMMLKWLGDNAHVRWCLTSPSQEPIVALTGLSTYANRPLSESAYLRGLLARPFTWATVLTAGLRPFMPSRTRRFLLALGGGLQYPLSPPLDTRQIGFWLRAGDTDEMSPQRLAIGASRAGLLTVCLLLLALIYPILPAKPMVAFIGVLGVAFVGGWAALALWSGVTQWQNAPQSPHETGWQAALRLAFIPLLAGTGALATHSGAPELAAGILAFGLAVAIVRFRRRAGYGTFHLSVWMLFLLIPLARVLAGLGAFLYFMADAGAAVVLAIWAVDAWKHRLRARTA; from the coding sequence GTGCAGTTCCTGCAATTCCTGGGTCTTGATGCCAGCGCCGACGAGCGCACGATCCGGCGCGCCTATGCCGTCCGGCTCAAGCGCACGCGTCCGGATGAAGATCCACAGGGTTTCCAGCGGTTGCACGAGGCCTACCAGGCGGCGCTGCGCTGGTCGCGCGAACGGATGGACGACGTGCCAGACTCCACGGACGACGAGGAGGAAGCAGACGACGCATCCACCTCGCCCGGCGTCGCGCGAATTCCTCACGAAACGCTCCCAGCTGCCAGCGCGCAGCACACCCGACTGGCCCAGTCGACCAGCTCGGGCCCGACGCCGTCGACCTCACCGGCGGACGGCATCGACGTGGACGGGCTTGCCGCGCCGCCACCCGCGCCCGAGGCCGCCGATGAAGCCTCCGGCCGCAGCTTCGACTTCGGCGCCTACTTTGATGACCTGCGGTACCTGGGAAATGCCGGCGACGCGCAGGCGATGGCCGATTGGCTGAACGGCCAGCCGGTACTGTGGTCGCTGCAGGCCAAGGCGGCGATTGGCCAGGTCACCATCCGGGCGATCCGTGAACACGGCGCGCCGATGCCCCGGCAGTGCTACGACGTGCTGCTGCGCTTCTTCGGTTTTGACCAGGTACTGGGAACCCAGGACGCCATGATGCTCAAGTGGCTGGGCGACAACGCGCATGTGCGCTGGTGCCTGACCTCGCCATCGCAGGAACCCATCGTCGCGCTGACCGGCCTTTCGACCTACGCCAACCGTCCGCTGAGCGAGTCCGCCTACCTGCGCGGCCTGCTGGCCCGTCCCTTCACCTGGGCAACGGTGCTCACCGCAGGCCTGCGGCCATTCATGCCCTCGCGCACGCGGCGCTTTCTGCTGGCGCTTGGTGGGGGACTGCAGTATCCCTTGTCGCCGCCACTGGACACACGCCAGATCGGCTTCTGGCTGCGCGCCGGCGATACCGACGAGATGTCACCGCAACGATTGGCCATCGGCGCCTCCCGCGCGGGCCTGCTGACCGTGTGCCTGCTGCTGCTTGCACTGATCTACCCGATCCTCCCGGCAAAGCCGATGGTGGCATTCATCGGTGTCCTGGGCGTCGCGTTCGTGGGCGGATGGGCGGCTCTTGCGCTCTGGTCCGGCGTCACGCAGTGGCAGAACGCGCCCCAGTCTCCGCACGAAACGGGGTGGCAGGCCGCGTTGCGCCTGGCGTTTATTCCGCTGCTGGCCGGCACCGGCGCGCTTGCTACCCATTCGGGAGCGCCCGAGCTGGCGGCGGGCATCCTGGCATTCGGCCTGGCCGTCGCCATCGTCCGGTTCCGACGGCGCGCCGGCTATGGCACCTTCCATCTGTCGGTATGGATGCTGTTCCTGCTAATTCCGCTAGCCCGGGTACTGGCCGGGCTCGGCGCCTTCCTCTACTTCATGGCCGACGCCGGTGCTGCCGTGGTACTGGCGATCTGGGCCGTCGACGCCTGGAAGCACCGCCTGCGCGCACGGACGGCCTGA
- a CDS encoding DUF1800 domain-containing protein, producing the protein MPRQFLVGIAAVVCAAAFSATAQARTFFRSGFESPTDIPATDAQAARFLTQATFGPTTADIARVRTVGLSRWIDEQFNVPPTTARSYLEAVDAANGTSNGIGHTQRYDRWFHTAAYGQDQLRQRMAWALSQIFVISDQNGTLAGEPLYVAEYWDMLARDGFGYYRQLLENVTLNQSMGKYLSHFRNKKASATSEPDENYAREIMQLFSIGLIERDLDFSPILDGQNQPVPTYDQNVITQLAKLFTGLNYANATNINNGSNSLMPMTCITAEHDFTAKTVLGGVVLPANAPSCLADIRAGLDLIAAHSNVAPFISRQLIQRFVTSNPSPEYIERVAQVFLNNGDGEIGDLRAVLKAILLDSEARNNAPPANFGKLREPLLRLTAMWRAWNAQPPPTTQFGEINMGIPAFGNYDYGQKPLSAPTVFNFYEPDYQPPGPLAEAHLFAPEFQIINESTTYSISNSLARYSFESYVGMSSPPADRPLLNLTALAAIATPAAMVEDANQRMMYGAMSANMKTALTNMLTFMNGANNLEKARSLVQLIAMSPEYATQR; encoded by the coding sequence ATGCCACGTCAATTTCTTGTCGGAATTGCGGCCGTCGTGTGCGCGGCAGCTTTTTCCGCTACCGCCCAGGCTCGAACGTTTTTCCGCTCGGGTTTCGAGTCGCCAACCGATATCCCGGCGACCGACGCACAGGCCGCGCGCTTCCTGACCCAGGCGACCTTCGGTCCGACCACCGCCGACATCGCACGGGTACGCACCGTCGGCCTGAGCCGCTGGATCGACGAACAGTTCAATGTTCCCCCGACCACGGCGCGCTCGTACCTGGAAGCGGTCGATGCCGCGAACGGCACTAGCAATGGCATCGGGCACACCCAGCGCTACGATCGCTGGTTCCACACCGCCGCCTACGGCCAGGACCAGTTGCGCCAGCGCATGGCCTGGGCGCTGTCGCAGATTTTCGTCATTTCCGACCAGAACGGCACGCTCGCCGGCGAACCGCTGTATGTCGCCGAATACTGGGACATGCTCGCCCGCGACGGCTTCGGTTACTACCGCCAGCTGCTCGAAAACGTTACGCTCAACCAGTCGATGGGCAAGTACCTCAGCCACTTCCGCAACAAGAAGGCGAGTGCCACTTCCGAGCCCGACGAGAACTATGCGCGTGAAATCATGCAGCTGTTCTCGATCGGACTGATCGAACGCGACCTGGACTTCTCGCCCATCCTCGACGGCCAGAACCAGCCCGTTCCGACCTACGACCAGAACGTCATCACGCAGTTGGCCAAGCTCTTCACGGGCCTCAATTACGCCAACGCGACCAACATCAACAACGGCTCGAACAGCCTGATGCCGATGACCTGCATCACCGCGGAGCACGACTTCACGGCCAAGACGGTGCTTGGCGGCGTCGTGCTGCCGGCGAATGCCCCCAGCTGCCTGGCTGACATCCGCGCAGGGCTCGACCTCATCGCCGCCCACTCGAACGTCGCGCCGTTTATTTCGCGCCAGCTGATCCAGCGCTTCGTCACCAGCAATCCCTCGCCCGAATACATCGAACGCGTGGCCCAGGTGTTCCTCAACAATGGCGACGGCGAGATCGGTGACCTGCGCGCCGTGCTCAAGGCGATACTGCTCGACAGTGAAGCCCGCAACAACGCACCGCCGGCGAACTTCGGCAAGCTGCGCGAGCCGCTGCTGCGACTGACCGCCATGTGGCGCGCCTGGAATGCGCAGCCGCCGCCGACCACGCAGTTCGGCGAGATCAACATGGGTATTCCCGCCTTCGGTAATTACGACTACGGGCAGAAGCCGCTGTCCGCGCCCACCGTGTTCAACTTCTACGAACCGGACTACCAGCCACCAGGCCCCCTGGCGGAAGCACACCTGTTCGCGCCGGAATTCCAGATCATCAACGAGTCGACCACCTACAGCATCTCCAACAGCCTGGCGCGCTACTCCTTCGAGTCTTACGTCGGCATGAGCTCGCCGCCGGCAGACCGCCCGCTGCTCAACCTCACTGCGCTGGCCGCCATCGCGACGCCGGCGGCCATGGTTGAAGACGCGAACCAGCGCATGATGTACGGGGCGATGTCCGCAAACATGAAGACCGCACTGACGAACATGCTCACCTTCATGAACGGCGCCAACAACCTGGAAAAGGCGCGTTCGCTGGTTCAGCTGATCGCCATGTCGCCCGAATACGCCACGCAACGCTGA
- a CDS encoding carboxyl transferase domain-containing protein, translating into MSMIESKIDTRSPEFQANAAQLRAAVEDLQHTMARVALGGGEKARQKHTERGKLLPRERIRALLDPGSPFLELSPLAAHGMYDEQAPCAGVIAGIGRVHGREVVVVANDATVKGGTYFPITVKKHLRAQEVALENRLPCVYLVDSGGAFLPLQDEVFPDKEHFGRIFYNQARLSGLGIPQIAVVMGSCTAGGAYVPAMCDETIIVKEQGTIFLGGPPLVKAATGEVVDAESLGGADVHTSLSGVADHFAENDQHALAIARDVVKHLNRTKPMPLAVQPPVEPAYPADDIYGIVPADTRRPFDIREIIARIVDGSALQEFKARYGKTLVCGFAHIHGYPVGIVANNGILFAESALKGAHFIELCNQRNIPLVFLQNITGFMVGKKYENAGIAKDGAKMVTAVACSHVPKFTVIIGGSFGAGNYAMCGRGYQPRFLWMWPNARISVMGGEQAASVLATVRRDSMEAAGQNWSTEEEDAFKGPIRAQYERQGHPYYASARLWDDGVIDPVDTRRVLGLAISASLNAPIEPQRFGVFRM; encoded by the coding sequence ATGAGCATGATTGAATCGAAGATCGACACGCGGAGTCCCGAGTTCCAGGCCAACGCCGCGCAGCTGCGCGCCGCGGTCGAGGACCTGCAACACACCATGGCCCGTGTCGCCCTCGGCGGCGGCGAGAAAGCACGCCAGAAACACACCGAACGCGGCAAATTGCTGCCGCGCGAACGCATCCGGGCGCTGCTGGACCCGGGCTCCCCGTTCCTGGAGCTATCTCCGCTGGCCGCGCACGGCATGTACGACGAGCAGGCGCCCTGCGCCGGCGTCATTGCCGGCATCGGCCGCGTGCATGGCCGCGAGGTGGTCGTGGTGGCCAACGATGCCACCGTCAAGGGCGGCACCTATTTCCCGATCACGGTGAAAAAGCACCTGCGGGCCCAGGAAGTGGCGCTGGAGAACCGTCTGCCCTGCGTCTATCTGGTCGACTCCGGCGGCGCCTTCCTGCCCCTGCAGGACGAAGTCTTTCCCGACAAGGAGCACTTCGGCCGCATCTTCTACAACCAGGCCCGCCTGAGCGGGCTGGGCATTCCGCAGATCGCCGTCGTGATGGGCTCGTGCACCGCCGGCGGTGCCTATGTGCCCGCCATGTGCGACGAAACCATCATCGTGAAGGAACAGGGCACGATCTTCCTGGGCGGCCCGCCCCTGGTGAAGGCCGCAACGGGTGAAGTCGTCGATGCCGAGTCGCTGGGCGGCGCGGACGTGCATACGTCCCTGTCGGGCGTGGCCGACCATTTCGCCGAGAATGACCAGCACGCCCTCGCCATCGCGCGCGACGTGGTCAAGCACCTCAACCGCACCAAACCGATGCCGCTGGCGGTGCAACCGCCGGTCGAACCGGCCTACCCTGCCGATGACATCTACGGCATCGTTCCGGCCGATACCCGGCGGCCGTTCGACATCCGCGAAATCATCGCGCGCATCGTCGATGGCTCCGCGCTGCAGGAATTCAAGGCCCGCTACGGCAAGACCCTGGTCTGCGGCTTTGCCCACATCCACGGCTATCCGGTCGGCATCGTGGCGAACAACGGCATTCTGTTCGCCGAGTCGGCGCTCAAGGGGGCGCACTTCATCGAGCTGTGCAACCAGCGCAATATCCCGCTGGTCTTCCTGCAGAACATCACCGGCTTCATGGTCGGCAAGAAGTACGAGAACGCCGGCATCGCCAAGGACGGCGCCAAGATGGTCACGGCCGTCGCCTGCTCGCATGTGCCCAAGTTCACCGTGATCATCGGCGGCAGCTTCGGCGCGGGCAACTATGCCATGTGCGGTCGCGGCTACCAGCCGCGTTTCCTGTGGATGTGGCCGAATGCGCGCATCAGCGTGATGGGTGGGGAGCAGGCCGCCTCGGTGCTGGCGACGGTGCGTCGCGACAGCATGGAAGCGGCCGGGCAGAACTGGAGCACGGAGGAAGAGGACGCGTTCAAAGGGCCGATCCGCGCCCAGTATGAACGCCAGGGCCACCCCTACTATGCCAGTGCGCGGCTTTGGGACGACGGCGTGATCGATCCGGTGGATACACGGCGCGTACTGGGACTTGCGATCTCCGCCAGCCTCAATGCGCCGATCGAGCCACAACGCTTCGGTGTTTTCCGCATGTAG